The Phaeodactylum tricornutum CCAP 1055/1 chromosome 2, whole genome shotgun sequence DNA window AGCAATGGCACATTCGTTTCTGCGTATGTTAGTCACTTGCTTTCTCTCTGCTTCCGTCATGGTAACTAAAGTTTTAGCGTTAAAAACTTCCGCTCTTCCGAGATTAAGCTCCCGGTATTTCGATCGGCTTAAGATGGACCCTTCGAAGTTAGACAAGGAACCAACCTTAGGGAAACTGCAGAAATTACACGAAGCTCATTTGAAGCTCATCCCTTTCGAGAATCTGGCGCAACATGGGGCCTTCGGAGGCCCAGCAACATTGGATATGCACCAAACGGCAGAGAAGATTCTAAACAGACAACGGGGAGGTTTTTGCTTCGAGCTGAATTCAttgttttcttgctttttgatCGAGTTGGGGTACGTTGTGACTCGTGTCCCTGCAGTTGTATATACGCCAGAGGGCTTTCGGGATAGCCCAACGCATATGGTTCTTTTTGTTGCGATTGACAGTATCAGCAGCAAATGTCTATATTTTGCGGACGTTGGTTTCGGTGAGCCAGCCATACATGCATTGAACTACTCGGTTTTCGATACGGAGCAAGTCACCCCCGATGGTATGCAAAGCTTACTGAAACGAGAAGGTGAGGATGTGATTCTTTACTGGATGAAGGAGGGAAAGTGGACTCCTCGTTTAAAATGGGAGTACAAATCTTCTATTGGTGATGGCTTCGATGTGTCGTCGTTTGACCAGTATTTACAACTGGTACAGGATCCGACGTCAATCTTTTCGCAGAAATCAATTGTCACTTTGGTGAACCGTGAATACAAAATATCAATGGCTGGTAACAAGCTCAAAGTTACAGGCCCACCGCGATTCGTAGCCCCAGGAATAGAAGGATCGCCCGTCATCGAGTATTGCAGATCGGAACAGGAGGCGGGCAAGATCCTTCGCGATCGATTCGGGATCCCGCGACAAGAAACCGATGGCTTGAATCTGCAAAAATCTACTCAAGCAAGCGAGGCTATATGGTCTAATTTCTAGACAGAGGAAAAGCAAGTCGAGTGGTGAATTACAAACTCTAACTTTACCTCTTAGGGTCGATGGGAATGACATGTGAAAGAAGCACGACTTGTTGGAAAAAAAACCTGGGATATTAGTTCTTTTTCGAAACTTCAAGCTTGGCTTTCTTTCGGGCTCTCTCTTTCATGCGCAACCGAAGCTTCTTTTGCCGAGTCGCCTTGTCCTCTTGCTCATTGGCAGCTAGCGCTTGTACTTTCTCAAGCTCATCCACTTCGGCGTCATAATCCTCTTGGCATCGCGTGCACAATCTGCTCACATGAGTTTTCTTATCTTCGTAACATGGGACATCAGGCTTTCTTAGTTTTGGAGGTTTTTCCTCCGCAGGAGCTGCATCCCACCACTTAGGTGGATCAACATGCCGCTTCGCGATTTGTTTGCAGCACATTTCCACGTAGTCCAACAGTGCTGATCTTGCAACGTATTTTGCATAGAACGCTTTGGCATTCTCTCCGATAATTCGACATTCGTCGTCATGTTCGCGGCACCATTTGATCTTCTCGTCGAGATCAGACAAATCAGATTTCACCGGAATGTGGTCATGGTATGGTTTAAGCAAAGGAAAGTACCACATTCGATCGGCTACCTGCCGAGGCTCAACTTTCAGAATAACCGACCCTAGCCGCATCATGAAGCCATACCGGCATGCCGCGCAGTGACCATCTACATAAACCAAATACTTGTACTTTGATTGTTCGTAGATTGGGGTGAAATGTTCTTTGCCAGCTGTAAAGCCAAACTGTTTGGCACGCAGAAATGTCATGGGTCCGTCGGCAACCTTCTTATCACGTAAATTCCACTGCAATAAAAACTAAACGAGTAAGAACCTCCGACTTTTGTAGTAATGTACATCGATATAAAAGGAGCCACTCACCCCGACAATAGCTGCGTCCAAGTATGGTTCTTCGCCGCCTTTGACAGAATCGTCGCTCCATTCCGCACTGAGAAATGCCACTTTGAGTCGCTGGTTGTTCTCGATGGTGGTTCCGCCACCTGTTGCGGTGCCTCGAAAGAATGCTGTCGCAACACGCTCCTCATCCCAAGAGCGTTCAAACTTTCGAAAATTGGCTTCAGTAAACAAATCACGAGGATTCCCGTTTATCTCGATGTTGCCAGCATGATCTACCGTATGCATGAACGTATGCGGAAATACCAAACCGCAGGCAGCTTCCCAATCTTCAGAGCTAGGCCATGGAATGTCGGTGAAGCGGTCTGGCGCGGCGGCATAAAATGAAACAATTGGAGCATACGACTTAAACATATGCTCCTCCACCAAATCCACATCCTGCTCTGGATCACGATCATCTCGATCAAATATAAAGCCATAAGGTTCCACAGGTACACCTCGTGGGACGTTGATTTTGAGCTGTGGATAATCACGTTTGTTGAGAAAGAACTCACAATCTGGAATCTTGCGAAGCCGACAAGCTTCCGCCAGCATATCCTGAAGTGGTGATAAAAAGTGGTCTCCCCAAAATTGGCTTTTTGTTTTGTCCTCAAATTTGGTCAGTTCATTGCAGATAATATTTCCGTTAGCCCACCATTTGCTTCTGTCTGGCTCAACTTGCTCTTCGCGATACAGTCCGGCCTTTTGTGTGTAATACGAATCCAACGTCCCGTCCCCTTCAATACGCAATTGATCTGCCCATGTATTCCGAAATTCAGAGTTAGTAAATGGCGCAAATATTCGAAGTTTTCCGTTCCGTATCATCACATATATACCGCATTtcatgtgaaagaaaagatATTTGAGAGAGTTTAAAACCGACGACGGTGTCGTACACCGATGAAACGGTACATCTAGACGCTCAGCGATAGTCTCCATGGCAAGCCGTGTCTCGGACCGCTCGTACATGTTATCGGAATCATCATTCGGCTCTAAACCGTATGAGAGTGGTACCTTTGCGGCGCAGGAAGGTTCCTTACGAGCTATTTCAATATTGGGCAGTAAGATGGTCTGTATTTGCTCCCAGCTAATTAGCATCGTGAAGATGTGCTGCAAGTGCGGGTATTCGGGATTGCTTCCACCGTGGTACTTGTTATATCGTTGCATAAATTCGAGACACTCATTCTTGCTTTCGAAGCGGGGCACCCCGTTGGGAAATGACGAAACTGCATCCAACCAGTTAAGAGAGTCGCCCTTGGGGCCGAACACACCGCGAATTTCTGGCGCCTGGACGGGACCACTGTTATCTGTCATTGCTACTAATCCGACGGACGTTGCTAAACTGAGATACAAAACTTATAGATACAGAAGTGCCCGCCGCATCGCTGGATCATATATCAAAGGCGAGTACTTACATTATGCACATATCAGCATTTTATCCACCGTATTCCTTCGTCTCCTGCTAGAGTTGATGTCGTGGTCGAACTGGTCGAAGACATAATTTGACGAGGGTTCAAGCTTAATTTCCTAgccctaactgtaaactggATCTATCGAGACAGGGCATTAATCATGTCACGTCCCTACTCTGAATATCGTGGTGGAGCACAAAAAGACGTTTTATCCACATCCAATTTTAGAGTCTCCTCAGCAAATCACTAGCACCTAACTATCAATTCGGAAATCAGATTTCATAAGTTTAAAACGTTGAGGGGTATTCACAGACGCAGCAAAGCAAGTCGGTAAAGCACTCATCCAATATAACCAGACGGAAGACAAGCCCCATTGGTTTCCGATAAATCATCAAGGCAAAGGCGGCCTACATCCTTTTTTTCTCATTGAGTCTTCAGCGTGACCATGGCGAGCAAGAAACGTAGTGCTGCTGCACTCAGCGAGGATGGGGAACTTGCTAATGATGAAATCCTGGAGCTGCATCAGTTCGTGGAGGGGTGCTCTGGATATTTTCAGTGCAGGGCCTGCCGTATGCTTCCATTGGACTTGCGTGCCTTCGGATCTATCTCATTGGGCCGTCCTTCAGTCGAATTCGTTCAAAATCATAGCAAGATTTGTAGGGGCGAAGTCTTCTGTTTGGATCATTTGGCCAAAACAATGAAAGAGTTCATCAAAACTGAAACTAACATCAACAGCAGCATTCTTTTGCAGCCTCGGTTCAAAGTCATTATCCGAGAAATTGTTGCGCATAACGAGATACTTGTGGAAGTATTCACACATGGTGTTGAAGCTGTCATGAAAAAAAAAGCTGATGCCGATTTCGCCACTCCAGGGCTTTGGAAAAAACTCCCCAACAAGGTATCTTATGAAAAGGTCGCGGATGCCTTCGAAGGCTTCATTGTGACAACTACGGATCTTTTTGGTAAACTGGGAGAGTTCACGCTGCTCTTGCGCTACTTACAGTCGATCTGTCCGGCTCTGAGCGTGCCGGCAGAGGTGCTGGCGTCGAGTGCGGCTGCCAAGAAGCGAGCGGCAGAAGACGCTAAAAACGCTCCCCCGCCGTCTTCTGATGAAGAATCGGATGAAGAGTAAATGCAAAAGATGGATATTCTTTTGTAGGTTGGAGACTATAACTAAGATTGACGAAAGATGCTCTGCTATACTGTAGTAAAGTTTTGAGCCTTTCAGCCGAAGTTCTCGTCTAAAAAGAACCCGCATTTACATCActttttgttggtggtgaaTGCTACAGCAAATTCTCATTTTTCTTTAGTGGTAACAGAATTCTAATTGTTGTGAGCATCTCCTTCCGATCAGTGCTTCCGGTCAGAGAAAGAAAGCACCGCTCACAGTAATCTTTCTTTTGATAGGTCTCACAGGCATATACATACGCGATTTCTTCTCTTCGAAAACAAATCTTGAGAATAATGTCCCACAAAGAGAATCACGAAAAAATGGAAGTTTTTTTTGCTCGCTGCCATTGCGGCCGCGTTCAAGGTCGTTTTATTTGCAACGCAACCCACTTGACAGCTATAGACTGCAATTGTTCCGATTGCTACATGCGCAAGAATGTACATATCGTCGTCCCCATTTCGGCCTTTCAAATCTCTATGGAAGAATCTTTGGAAGACGCAACAATACTTTATGAATGGGGCACAAAGGCCGCCGCTAGACGATTTTGTAAAGTGTGTGGTATAATGCCTTGGTATAAGCCAAGGTCCAATCCTGACGGGGTCGCGATAACAATTTACTGTGTTGACTGGACAAAAAATGGTACGTCGCAACCGCCTAAAATTGATGTGATGAACTTCGATGGGGCAAATTGGGAGCAGTCCATGGAGAAACACGACGGCAAAATATCGGCAATGTCCACCAAAAAAGGAGCGGTTAAGTTTGATTGGTGGTAAAAGGCAACGCAAATCGCGTCTAGCGGCTGGTGAGAATCGAGCTTGCATAATTACATTCATGCTTGATATCGTAGCTTATTTTAAGAACATACCTACAGCGTCAAAAAACTCCTGGCTGCAACTCGAAAAGCAGTCAGCTTTTGAGTAAATCGATCACGGTTGGCATTATCAAGACTTCGACTGACATCTGCTAGGAGTTTGTTCAGAGCTTCGTTCAATTTTGCCTGGTTTTCAGGAGCTTGGGTACTGAGAAGATGATCTTTGTATGCAGCAAAGCCTGATTCACTGGCAAGCATCAAACTGAGCATCGGACGCATCACTGCCCAATGATGTTGGGGTGGACCGTAAAGCAACAGGTTAAACAGTGTCATCGTTAGACTGGAAAACAGATTGGGCTGGGCTGCCAAGTGCTGTAAAaaaatcgaagaaaaatcTTAGAAACGCTAGCTAGCTGGAGAAGACAAGGTTTGCAAACATCACATACCTTGCTAAGGTTTCGCATTTCTAGCTTGTCCTTTCCTTGGTTCGTGAAGTAGAATGATGCCATATGGTCGATGGTGTTTGCACAGCAGGCACTGATTGTGGCGTCAGTCGATTGCAATCCATCATGCACCGAAGCCATGATCTGCATAAATATATTCGTATCCATGGCAAAAGCAGTTCTTCGGTGGTTTCGAAACAGAATTTCGATGAACCCATAGTACGCCTTGCTTACCTTCGGATAGGCATTGATTTCTTCAAGTGGAATCGTCAAGCATAAGCGCAACGCTACATCCAACGAATTCTCAAGAGCCCGGTCGTTATATAATTCAAAAACGCCGAAACAAACGTAGTTGCCGCCGAGAGCGGAATTAAGCACGTTCAGTGCTAAAGCAAGGCCCTTAAAGCGCTTTTTGTAAACTTCTGGATCGTTCGCCACTGGAGGCGGTAAGGACAAGATGCGACTTCCGTACGCGCACACCACATCGCTGACGGTGCGAAAAAGGAGAATACCGTTTGGACTGCTTTGATCAAAGTTGACACGATTGGCCTTGTTATGACAAAACTCTTGCAGAAAGCGAAGTAAGCTGACCGTGACATCCGACTGGTCAAACCACACGTCAGCAACTTTGGACAACAATGGCAAATGATGCGGGTGCATAATGTCAAAAAGCGCACTGTAAGTTTTGCGATTGTGGAGACTTGCACCAATGCCACGAAGGTCTCGAAAGACTCCTATTAAAGGTTGCCTACACTGCTCTTGTCGCAGATCGGATGGTGAAAGCCCTTCCAAGCGTGTCAGCTTCACCACAATAGGTTCTAGAAATTGTTCGAACGTCAAACCCAACTTTTCTTCTCCAGAAGGCGACAGTAGTAGTCGTGTCAAAGTTGCGT harbors:
- a CDS encoding predicted protein is translated as MASKKRSAAALSEDGELANDEILELHQFVEGCSGYFQCRACRMLPLDLRAFGSISLGRPSVEFVQNHSKICRGEVFCLDHLAKTMKEFIKTETNINSSILLQPRFKVIIREIVAHNEILVEVFTHGVEAVMKKKADADFATPGLWKKLPNKVSYEKVADAFEGFIVTTTDLFGKLGEFTLLLRYLQSICPALSVPAEVLASSAAAKKRAAEDAKNAPPPSSDEESDEE
- a CDS encoding predicted protein, producing the protein MEVFFARCHCGRVQGRFICNATHLTAIDCNCSDCYMRKNVHIVVPISAFQISMEESLEDATILYEWGTKAAARRFCKVCGIMPWYKPRSNPDGVAITIYCVDWTKNGTSQPPKIDVMNFDGANWEQSMEK